A window from Primulina huaijiensis isolate GDHJ02 chromosome 13, ASM1229523v2, whole genome shotgun sequence encodes these proteins:
- the LOC140990969 gene encoding peroxidase 47-like has translation MYMKSRTDFRYPVIILIAIQIMISSEDNNGFWSLNINGVADGLSMNYYMFSCPSAEMIVKNTVYNALQSDPTLAAALLRMHFHDCFIQGCDASVLIDSTKNNVAEKDSPANLSLRGYDIIDDAKEQLENQCPGVVSCADILAMAARDAVFFAGGPVYDIPKGRKDGSRSKIMDTINLPPPTLNSSELIRMFSQRGFTAQEMVALSGAHTLGMAKCSSFKSRLSNFDSTHDSDPSLDKQFARALSKTCSAGGNAEQTLDSTRNTFDNDYFKALQRKAGVLFSDQTLFVSERTQGIVNGYAMNQAMFFFDFLRAVIKMGLLDVKEGSEGEVRHNCRKIN, from the exons ATGTATATGAAATCCCGTACTGATTTTCGATACCCTGTGATCATTTTGATCGCGATACAAATAATGATAAGTAGCGAGGATAACAATGGATTTTGGAGTCTGAATATCAATGGAGTTGCGGATGGGCTGAGCATGAATTACTACATGTTTTCATGTCCATCGGCTGAGATGATAGTAAAGAACACTGTGTACAATGCTTTGCAATCTGATCCAACGCTTGCTGCTGCTCTTCTCAGAATGCATTTTCACGACTGTTTTATTCAGGGATGCGACGCATCGGTACTCATCGATTCCACCAAGAATAATGTGGCTGAGAAAGACTCCCCAGCTAATTTAAGCTTGAGGGGATACGATATCATCGATGACGCCAAGGAGCAGCTCGAAAATCAGTGCCCTGGAGTTGTTTCTTGTGCTGATATTCTTGCAATGGCTGCTAGGGATGCTGTTTTCTTT GCTGGAGGTCCAGTATACGACATACCAAAAGGAAGAAAAGATGGGAGTAGATCAAAAATTATGGACACAATCAACCTGCCTCCTCCTACCTTAAACAGTTCGGAGCTAATAAGGATGTTCAGCCAGCGTGGCTTCACTGCTCAAGAAATGGTGGCTTTgtcag GGGCACACACACTGGGAATGGCAAAATGTTCATCATTCAAGAGTCGATTGAGCAACTTCGACTCCACTCATGATTCGGATCCCAGTTTGGACAAACAGTTTGCAAGGGCACTTTCAAAAACATGCAGCGCAGGTGGTAACGCAGAGCAAACCTTGGATTCGACAAGAAATACTTTTGACAATGATTACTTCAAAGCCTTGCAAAGGAAAGCTGGAGTACTCTTCTCTGACCAGACATTGTTCGTAAGCGAAAGAACTCAAGGTATAGTGAACGGATAcgccatgaaccaagccatgttCTTCTTCGACTTCCTGAGGGCAGTCATAAAAATGGGACTTCTTGATGTTAAAGAAGGTTCTGAGGGGGAGGTTAGGCATAATTGTCGCAAGATAAATTAA
- the LOC140990970 gene encoding caltractin-like, whose product MATLYRGMSRKDKPRRHHGLNQQKRQEIKEAFELFDTDGSGTIDAKELNVAMRALGFEMSEEEINGMIAEVDKDGSGAIDFDEFCHMMTAKFGERDTKEELMKAFNIIDQDKNGKISFADIQRIGKELGENFTEKEIQDMIDEADRDRDGEVSAEEFMRMMRRTSYGY is encoded by the exons ATG GCAACACTTTATAGAGGAATGTCTAGGAAAGATAAACCTAGGCGCCATCATGGGTTGAATCAACAGAAAAGGCAGGAGATAAAGGAAGCTTTTGAACTTTTTGACACTGATGGCTCTG GAACTATTGATGCCAAAGAGTTGAATGTTGCTATGAG GGCTCTTGGTTTTGAAATGTCGGAAGAG GAAATTAATGGAATGATAGCTGAAGTAGACAAGGATGGCAGTGGCGCGATAGACTTCGATGAATTCTGTCACATGATGACAGCAAAATTTGGAGAAAGGGACACCAAAGAAGAGCTCATGAAGGCTTTTAATATAATTGACCAAGATAAAAAT GGAAAAATTTCTTTTGCTGATATCCAGCGCATAGGGAAGGAGTTGGGTGAAAATTTTACTGAGAAAGAGATTCAGGACATGATTGATGAAGCAGATAGAGACC GTGATGGTGAAGTTAGTGCAGAGGAGTTTATGAGGATGATGAGGAGAACTTCTTATGGGTACTAG